The Halorussus gelatinilyticus genome contains the following window.
TGCGAACCGGAGCCAGTTAACGGTACGCCGGAATCGGGCGGCGGAGTTCGTTTCGACGGTGGCCGAGTAGCCCCGTCCCGGCGAGGAGCTGTCAGCGATTCGGTAGACACACTTGTACCGCCCGTCCGAACGCCCGGACATGTCTGCTAAAGAGTGGCCCGTGTGGGTCGCGGTGCTGACCGCGGGCGTGGGTCTGTTCACCGCCGGGGTCCTGTATCTGGACGGAACCGGGACGATTCAGTACGCCGTCCCCGGCGCGGGCGTTGTCACGTGTTGGGTCGCGCTCAGTCGGTTGTGGACCCTTTCGGCGTGAGTGCCGGCGGGGTCCCGCCGGTCTACCGCTCGTCGGCGGAGTCGGCACCGCCGGCCGCGGACTGCTCGACCCGGAGGTCCCCGCTCAGTTCGCGCTCGGACGCCGGACTGATAGTGATTCCGGCGGCCTCGAACCGCGACTTGACCGCGAGCGAGAACTCCGAGCGGACGCGCAGGATGTCCTTGCGCGTCGGGTTCCGAATCCAGAACTGGACGTGGAGCACCAACTCGTCGTCGCCGAACTCCGAGAAGTAGACGCGCGGTTCGGGGTCGGACATCACCGCGGCGTGAGAGGTCGCCGCCTCCGCGAGCAGCGACATGGCCTCCTCGACGTCGTCGTCGTACGCGATGCCGATCTCCTCCGAGACGCGGAACTCCGTGCGGCCGTACTGGCTCACGATGGTACTCGTCGTCAGTTCCGTGTTCGGCACCGTGACGGTCTCGTTGTTCTCGGTCCGGACGCGCGTCGTGCGGAAACTGATGGCCTCGACGACGCCCTCCCGGTCGCCCCACGCTATCCAGTCGCCGACGTTGAAGTTCGGGTTGACGACCAGGAACAGGCCGCTGATGAGCGCCCCGATGACCTCCTGGCCCGCGACGCCGATGGCGAGCGTCGCCGCGGCGACGATGAGCGTCGAGTTCGTCAGCACCTGCCCGTACCCGCCCGCCGCCATCCCGAAGGCGACCCCGACGACGACCACCGCCAGTCGCAGGTAGCGACGGAAGGCGTCCAGAATCGTCGGGTTGTTCGGGTTCCGCTGTCGCACGATGCGGTTGGCGGCGGGTTCGACGATGAACCGACCGACGAGGTAGACGACGAGGAACGCGAGCGCGAACTTCCCGAACGGGAGCAGCACCTCGCGGTAGGCCTCCTCCGGCGTATCGACGGGGTCTTGGAGCGGGTCCAGTTGCATCGGTCCGTCACCGCTGATATGTTCGCCCGAGGGATAATCGCCGGGGCGGATGCGGCCGTTCGGCGGACCGCGGCTCCGCTGGACGGACCGGGGCGTTCGTCCCGGATGGCCTACCGGTCGTCGGCGCCGGCGGCGTGTGCCCGACGGACCACCTGTTCCAACCTCTTGCGCTCCGGAGCGAACTTCAGGTGCGAGTCGCAGTCACAGTCTGACGCGCCGAGACCCGCGACCGACTCGGCCGCGTCGTCGGTCTCGATTCCCCGACTGACCTCGCACTCCACGTCCGCGCCCGCGGTCGTCACCACCTCCGCGACCCGACTCGCCGGGTGGCCGAGCAGGTAATCGACGTGCCAGTGTCGGGCGTCGCGCTCTCCGCGGGCGAGTTCGCGGTGGCGCTCGACGCGGGCGAACCCGCCGGTCCCGAACGCGCTCCCGGTGTAGGCGTACCACCCGGCCGCGAGGTCGCGCTCGCCCGCCGCGCCGAACGCGACGGCGGCGTCGTCGGCGAGTTCTACGAGCAACGTGTAGGTTCCTTTCGGCATCGTATTTCGTTTCTTTAGAAATATAGGGCCACTTGAAGGTGCGAGACGACCAGTCCGGCCGCGACGGCGAATATCGTCGCGCCGTTCAGCGCGACCGACTGCTTGTGGTACTTCGCGAACCCGTCGTCGCCAGCGCGGTCCATCTTCGGGATGAGGACCTGCCGCGCGTAGAGGTTGAGCGCCACGCCGACCAGCGGGAGCGCCGCCAGCAGGACGCCGTCGTAGGGGCCGACGCCGACGACCAGCGCCGCGGCGACCGCGACGAGGCCCAGAATCGCGCCGAACGAGTAGTACTTCGGGAAGATGGCGTTGACGACTCGCCCGGCGTCGTCGCCCAGCACGTCGAACGTCGTCGGCGCGCCGACGAGCGAGAAGAAGACGATGCTCCCGAGCCAGACGCCGAGACTGGCGTCCAGTAGGGTCGCGAGCGCGGTTTCGAGGAGGCTCATGTCCGGCGCTTGGGACGCCCGGAAAATCAAGGGTTCGGACGCAGAGCCCGGGACGCTCACTCCGCCACGTCCGCGACCTCCGCGTCGGACAACTCCCGGAGCGTCTCGGGGTCGATGGGGAAGACCGCCTCCGGCGTGCCCGCGGCGGCCCACACCGTCTCGAACTCGGTCAGCGTCTCGTCCAAGTAGACCGGCACGTCGGCGTCGTGGCAGAACGGCGGCACGCCGCCGATTGACCACCCGAGTGCGGCCTTGATTTCGCCCGCGTCTGCCATCTCCACGTCGCCCTCCGCGAGTCCGAGGAGGTCGGCGAGTTTCGCCTCGCTGACCCGGTTCGCGCCCTGGTCACGACCACGACGAGTCGGTCGTCGGCCCGCATGGCGATGCTGCTCGCAATCTGGGCCACGTCGCAACCGACGGCGTCGGCGGCGTCCGCGGCGGTCTTGGTCCCTTCGGGGAACTCCTGCACGTCCACTTCGAATCCGTACTCGCGGCTGGCTCTGTCGGCGAACTCCTCGGCTCGGTCGTGCATGCCCGTGGGTTGTGATGCCACGGTTCAAATATCTCCGGGTCGGCGCAGGAACTGACTTCGCGCCGCTGGCGGTGCGGTCGGTAACGCCGGATTTCGGAGCGACGGCGGTGTCATAACAAAGTGGACCGGGGCCGTTTCGGTCTCCGTGATTCGCTCGAACCGACGGACGACCCTCCTGACTGCGGTTCTCGTCGCGGCGCTCGTCTGCGGACCGGTGGCCGGCGCGCAAATCGGACCGGCGGCCGACGCACCGAATCCGGCCCCGTCAGCGGCGCAGGAGACGACCGCGGCGCAGGAGACGACGACGGCCGAGAACGAGACGGCGACCGACCGCGGGACGACCGTCGGGACTCCGACGCGACCGACGACTCCGGACCACGCGGTGTCGCCGCGACAGTTCCCGGAGCGACCCGACCCGCTGAACGCGAGCAACGCCGACCGGTATATCGCCGCGTACGAGGAGGTACGGAAGTACAACGAGATTCTGCGGGAGACGACCGACGTGAACATCACGAGCATCGACGTGCGATGTGGCTCGACCTCGGTCGCCGAGCGCGACGGGCAATTCGTGGTCGAGGTGGCCTGCGGGTTCTCCTACGAGTTCGGACGGAACGGGACGCCGACCGGCATCGCCGACGGCGCGCCCTACTTCGCCCGGTACGTCGTCGATGACGGGTCCACCGAACTGCTCGGACTCCGGTCGGCGCTCCGCGTCGGCGGTGCCCTCCCGCGACCGCTCCCGGAGCGACCCGACCCGCTGAACGCGAGCAGCGTCCTGCGGTACGCCGCGGCCTACGAGGAGGTCCGCAAGCACAACGAGATTCTGGACGAGGTGAACGCGCCGAACGCGACCGTGACGGAGACGTTCGTCTCCTGTCTGCCCGAAGTGGTCGAGCAGACCGACGACGGCTTTCTCGTGGACGTCCCCTGTAACTTCGCCTACTTCGTCGACCGGGACGGCGACGTCGTGATGGTGGAGAGCCTGCTGGTGCCGTCGTACACCGCGCGCTACCGCATCAACGAGACGGCGACGGAACTCGTCGCCGTGCGGCAGGCCTCCGGTTCGAATCGGACGACGACGCCCGCGGGGACCGCGACCGCCGAAGACGAGGCAACGACCGCCGAAACCCGGACGACGACCGCTACCGAGACCTGACCCCGGCCCCGGCCTCGTCGGTGCCGGGCGTGGACTCGACGCCCGCAGTCGCGGGCTAATCGGTCGGTCGAGCGTTCGCACTGTCCCGGTCCACCGCTCCGATTCGGTTCGTGTCGATCCGCTCTCGACCCGCCTCAGTCCGTCCCGGACTCGCTTTCCGACGACTGCGCCGCGCTCGCGTCGGTTCCGGACCCCGAATCCCCCGGCGTCGAGAGGCCGCGGATCGCGACCACGACGGCCGCGCCGAGCGCGACCAGTCCGCCTGCGACGGCGAACGCGACGTGATAGCCGAAGTCGGCGGTCCAGCCGCCCAGCAAGCCGCCGATGCCGCCCGAGGCGGCCACCAGCGCGGCGTGGACGCCCAGCGCCTCCCCGCGGACCGTCGCGGGCGCGAGGCGCGTCACCAGTCCGGTCCCCGTGACGGCGATGACAGCCCACGTCACCCCGAGGAGCGCGAAGACGCCGCCGTTCGCGGTCAGACCGGCGACGCCTGCGACGGTTCCGACGACCGCCACCGCGGGGAACGCGGCGGCCCTGACGCCGAGCGCGCCGCTCTGGAACAGCCGCGCGTCGAACCGGTCGCTCAGTTTCCCGACCGCGCCGTAGCACAGTGCCGAGGCGAGACTCGTGGCGAGGTAGAGGCCGAAGGTGGCGTCGCCCCCGTAGCCCGCGGTCGAGAGGTACGCCGGGAGCGGTGCCCAGAACGCGGCGAACCCCGTCGAGAACAGCGCGACGGCGAGGAAGTACGCCGTCAGGCGCGGCGAGAACCGCGCCAGTAGTTGCCGGGGTCGAATCCCCCGCGTCGTCCAGTAGAGTCGGTTCGGCGTGAACGGGAACGTCGCCGTCTTGGCGTTCCGGTGACTCCGCGAGAGGAGTCGCCCGATTCGCCGACGCTCGCCCTTCGGCAAGTCGGCGGCCGCCGCCGAGACCGTCGGTACCCACCTCGCGGCCGCCACCGCGGAGACCGCCGCGAGCGCACCACAGACCGCGAACAGCCACCGGCGCGCCGAGAGCGGCGACGCGAACCGGGGCGCGAGGACGCCGAGCCAAACGGTGCCGAGGACGAGACCGCCCGCCCAGCCGTACCCCTGATACGTGTTCAGCGCGGCGATGCGGCGCGACCACTCCGACTCGGGCGCGTCGGCCACGACCAGCAGGGTCAACACCGGCCCGCCCGCGGCGGAGACGAACCACAGCAGGGCGTTGAGCGCGAGGACCGCGGTGACCGACTCGACCACCGGAATCGCCGCGAGCGACGCCGCGACCCCGACCAGACTCCAGACGACGACCGCCCGGCGGTTCGCGGTCCGGTCGGCGACCCGGCCCCAGAGGAGCGCGCCCGGCGTGCCCAGTAGCGCCGCGCTCGCCGCGAGCAGACCGAGCGCCACGGGGTCGCCGCCCAACGCGACGACGTACAGCGGAACGAGAAGCGAGGCCGCACCGAGCGCGACCGACCCGAGTCCCCACGCGTAGAGCCAGCGATGTTCCATCGGCGCGGGAAACACACCGTCGGCACGTAAAAGCCGTGAATTCGGGCGGGGTCAGCCGACGTCGGCGCTCTCGCTCCGGAGTTCCGCCACGGTCTCGAAGATGTCGTCCATCCACGCGTCCAAGTCGTAGGCGGTCACGAGTTGGCGCATCTGGCGCATCCGGTTGCGCCGCTCGGTGGCCGAGTCCGTGATGGTCCGGCGGATGGTCTCGGCGAACGCCTCGGTGGCGTAGGGGTTGATGGTGTAGGCGTAGTCGCCAAGCGTCTCGTCCACGCCGGCGAAGTCCGAGAGGACCAGCGCGCCCTCGTTGTCCAGTTGGGCCGCGACGTACTCCTCGGCGACGAGGTTCATCCCGTCGCGGACGGAACTCACCAGCGCGAGGTCGGCGTGGCGATAGAGACCGTATAGCGCCTCCGCGGGGAGCATCTCGGTGACGCTAACGACGGGTTTCCAGTCGTCGGTGCCGAACCGCTCGTTGACGCGCTCGGCGACCGCCGAGACTTCCCGCTGTATCTCCTGATACGCCGGAATCTCGCTCCTGCTCTCGCTGGCCTTCTGGACGTAGACGAACTCGCCGCGGTACTCCGGATGCTCGTCGAGGAAGTACTCGATGGCTCGGATGCGCTCGGGGATGCCCTTCGTGTAGTCGAGGCGGTCCACGCCGACGGCGACGACGGCGTCGTCGGCGATGCCCCGCTCCTCGCGGAAGGAGTCCCAGAACTCGTCGGCCTGCTCGCTCCCCGCCAGTCGCTCGATGCGCTCGGCGTCCACGCCCATCGGGAAGGGTTTGACGAGCGTCGGCGAGTCGCCCCTGTGGACGACGCCCGAGTCCCAGTCCACCACGGCGTCGTCGAAGCACGCCTCGACGCCTTCGAGGAACTGTGCGCAGAACCGCCCGACGTGGAACCCGAGCAGGTCGTTCGCCAGCAGTCCATCCATCAGTTGCTCGCTCTGGGGACAGACCCGGAAGTCGTCCCACGTCGGCCACGGGATGTGCCAGAAGTGCGCCAGCGTCACGTCGTCGCCGAGGCGGTCCCGGACCATCTTCGGCGCGAGGCCGAAGTGGTAGTCCTGAAACCAGACCAGCGACCCCGGTCGCGCCTCCCGACTCGCGGCCTCGGCGAACCGCTCGTTGACCTCGCGGTAGCGGTGCCAGAATCGGGGTTCGTACGTCACTCGCCCCCGGTCGCTGTGACAGAGCGGCCACAACACCTGATTGCTGTAGCCGTAGTAGTACTCCTCTATCTCGTCGTCGTCCAGCCAGATGCGCTTGAGGGTGTACGACGGGTCCTCGGGCGGGACGCGAATGCGGTCCTCGTCGTCCACGACCTCGCGGTCGGCGTCGCCGTCGCCCCACGCTATCCACGTCCCGGACGCGCGCTGCATCACGGGGTCCAGTCCCGCGGTGAGGCCGCCGACGGGTCGGTCCACGACGATTTCGTCGCCGTCGTAGGAGTGGCTGTAGGGTTCCCGGTTCGAGACGACGAGGAGACCCTCGGTCGGGGCCGACCCGTCTCCGTCCCCGCCGGTCGGGCGTCCGTCCGCCGATTCTCCGCCGGTCGCCCCTTCGGCAGGTGATTCGTCGCCCGTCATGTCGAGCGTCCGGAGGTCGAGCGTCGGGGGTTCGAGGTCGGTCGCGCCTCGGTCGATGAACGCATGGACAGCTACTGACGACGTACAGCGCCTTTTCGTTTTGGGTGCGAGACGCGAGACGTCGGTCGGTTTTCGCCGTCGATTCCGTACTTCTGAAACGGTCGAGCGTCCTCGCTCCCAGAACTGCCGAGCGTTCTCACTCCCGGAACCGCCGCACTTGCTCGCGCGTCGGCAGCGCCGTCATCGCGCCCGGCGCGGTGGTCGTGACCGCCGCAACCGCGTTGGCGAAGCTGAGGACGTCCGAGAGCGAGATTTCGGCGGGGTCGCCCGCGCCGCCGGCGAACGCGGCGAGCGCGCCCGCGGTGAAGGCGTCGCCCGCGCCGGTCGTGTCCTCGACGGACTCGACCTCGTACCCGCCGTGAGAGGCCGCGCCCGCGCCCCACGGAGCCGCGTCTGTCGAGCGCGCGAACGCCCCCGACTCCCCGAGCGTCAGCAGGACGGTGTGCGGTCCCTCGCCGGTGACGCCCTCGGCGAGGGCCTCGGGCGACTCGCCGGCGAACCCGGCCGCGTCGAGGTCCTCGGGCGTCGCCTTCACCACGTCGGCGTGGGTCAGCATCTCGCGGACCTGCGCGGCGAATCGCTCGTCGGAGTCCCACAACTCCGGCCGGGCGTTCGGGTCGAAGACCACCGTGCAGTCGCGCTCGGTCGCGCGTTCCGCGAGGTCGAGCGTCGCGGTCCTGCCGGGGTCGGCCGCGAGCATCACGCCGCCGACGTAAACCCACGACGCCGCGTCCAGCGTCTCGTCGGGCACGCTTCCGGGTTCGACGCGCGTGTCGGCGGTCCCGTCGCGGTAGAAGGTGAAGGCGCGGTCGGCGTCGGCGTCGTGGCTGACGAACGCCAGCGCGGTCTCGGCGTCCGGGTCGCGCTCGACGAATCGGTCGGGGAGGCCGAACGACGAGAGGGTCGCCGCGAGGTGGTCGCCGAAGGGGTCCTCGCCGACGCGGGTCCAGAACCACGGCACGGCGTCGAGTCGCGCCAGCGCGACCGCGACGTTGGCGGGCGCGCCGCCCGCGCGCCGCGAGAAGTTCTCGACGGCCGAGAGCGGGCCGGGACCGTCGGGCAGGAAGTCGATGAGGGCTTCGCCGGCGACCAGAATCTCGGGGTCGGAGTCGGTCATGCGTTCGACCATTCGGCGGCGCGCCCAAAAGGATTCGTCGGTGGCAAGCGTCGCCGCCCGGCGAACCGGGGGATTTCGAGGGACCTCGATTTCGCGCATCTTCACAGACCACGGGATGCGCCGCGTCTTCATCGAACACAGGACGCGCCGCGTCTGCACTCGCGCAGTTCTGCGCGAGTGCAGACGCACGCGGGGAGGTTCGGGGCGCGGTGCGGCGGCGGTTGCAGTTCCATGCGGTCGCAGTCGCGGTGCTGTGCAGTAAACTCCGATGCTCAAGCCTGTAGCCGGCTTCCTCGATTCCTTCACTTCGTCCGATTTAGCTCTCCACTTTTCCCGGCTCGACTGCTTCACTTCCTCCGACTCGGACCAATCCGCTTTCTCACCCCTCGACGCGCCCCAGAACGTCGTCCAGATACTCCTTGCTCACGCCGATGTAGCCGTACTCCAGCGTGAACACCTCCAGCGAGAGCGTCCCCGACCAGTCGTCGGGGAGCGCGCCCAGCACCGCCTCGAAGTCGATGGTGCCCGCGCCGAACGGCAGGTGTTCGTCCTGCGCGTTTCGCGTGTCGTTGAGGTGGACGTGCGAGATGCGGTCGGCGTAGCGGGCCGCGAACTCCGCCAACTCCGTCGAGTCCAAGCCGTCAACGCGGGCGTGGCCCGTGTCGAGGGTCATCGCGGCCTCGGTGTCGGCGAAGAGGTCCGGGAAGTTCCCGGTCGAGAGGGCTCCGTTCGGGACGTTCTCGAAACAGACCTCGAAGTCGTCGGGCGTCCCGGCGTCCAACTCGCGGACCGATTCGAGGACCGTCTCGCGGACGTCGGCGTCGTCCCACGCGGGACTCCACGCCTTCGAGGTGGCGTGAGCGACGCCCTTCTCCGCGCCCATCTCGGCCGCGGTCTCGCTGGCCGCGACGAGTTCCCGAATCGCCCCCTCGCGGACGTGTTCGTAGGCCGACCCCACGTCGAGCGCGAACGGGAGATGAACCAGCAGGTCGAGGTCGCGGTCTCCGGCGGCCTCGCGCACGGCCGCGGGGTCGAGTCGCCGGCGCTCGTGGTCGCCGTCCATCAGCAGTTCCACGAAGTCGAAGTCCAACTCCGCGGCCGCGTCGAAGGCCGTCTCGTAGTCCATCCCGACTTGGGTGACGAAGCCGGTGCTGGCGTTCACGGCGGAGGAACGGTTTCGAGGGAGTTAGTGGTTATCGACGCGGGACCGCTTCGACTTGATTTGACTGTGAACGTGAGCCGCAGAACTGGAGTGTTGATCTCTTCTGAAGCCCCCGCCCGGTCGAGGTCGCTGAGCGACTAAAGTGGACGCGACCGGGCGGGCCCTTCCTCCCACCCGATAATTGTTCAGTCGAGCGCGTCCCGGCGGTTGGTCGGCCGAGCGCACTCCGGTAGTTGGCCGTCCCGTCGTTCGTCGATTAAGAACAAATAAATGTTTGATTTCCTAAAATTATGAAATCGATTTTCGAGCGTTATTCTACAGTTATCTGCCTCGAAACTGACTGCGACGACCGAACGTGTCCAGTGGCCCGTGGACTCTTACGGATTCCCGGCGAAGACACGGGAAGAGGGAGATGATGGGGGAATCTTCGACTGCCGAGAGCGAGCGGGCGGCGTCTGCCGAGAGCGAGATAGCCAGCGAAACCGAACCGACGAGCGAGGACGAGGAGGGCGTGACCCGCCGCGGGTTCGTCCGGCGGGCGGGCGGAGCGGCGGCCGCCGCCGGGACGGCCGGTATCGCCGCGAGCGATTCCGCCGCGGCCCAAGAGACCGAGACCTACCGGTTCGGCGGCGAGGTCACGGCGTGGCATCCTCGGTGGGAAGGGGCCGAGGACAACACGAACCCGACCATCGAGTTGCAGGCGGGCCAAGAGTACGAGTTCTGGTTCGAGAATATCGACGGCGCGCCCCACAACATGACGATTCAGGACGCCGAAGGGAACACCATCGTCCAGAGCGAACTCATCACCGAAGAGGGCGCGACGGCGTCGGTAACGTTCACCGCGACGCCGCAAATGGCGGTGTACATCTGTACGATTCACCCGACCACGATGGTCGGCGAACTGAACGTCACCGGGCAACTCGAGGGCGGCGAGGGCGGTGGCGGGCTTCTGACCTCTCTGCCCTTCGGCGCGCTGGTGGTTCTCACCGCCATCGCGCTCGCGCTCCTCTCGCCGCTACTGTTCGCGCTGTTCCTCTTCTCGCGCGGCAACCGCGGCGAGGGAGAAACGACGACCAGAACGTAGTCAAGCGGTCGTTTCCGGGGTTCAAGCGGCCACGACCCCGCGTGGCGTTATTGTTCTCCGGCCCGGAGACGAGGGCATGAGAACCACCGCCCTGCTGGTGGTCGGACTGGTGGTCGCGTCGGGCGCTCTCCCCGCAGTCGCTCCCGCCGAACCAGCGCACGCTCCCGCCGAGCCAGCGCACGCTCCCGCCGAGCCAGCGCACGCTCCCGCCGAACCGGCGCTCGCTCAAGAGGAGGGCACCGTCGTCGGTCGCCCGAACATCGAACTCTCGGCGACCGACAACCGGTTCGGGCCGGGCGAGCAGGCCATCTTCGAGGTGTTCGTCTCGAACAACGGCGACCTCGACCGCGGCGGTCCCAGCGAGTTCGAACAGCGCGTCACGACCGCGCGGAACGTCCGACTCGACATCCGGGAGGACCGCCTCCCCGACGAACTCGCGGGCGAGTTGCAGGTCGAGACCGGCGAGGTGTTCGCCGGGAGCGTCCCGGAGGGCGTCTCGGGGCCGTTCGGCTTCAACGTCGAGATTTCCGAGTCGGTCGAACCGGGCACCTATCAGATTCCGGTCGAGGTGACCTACGACTACACCAACTTCGTGCGGTACGGGCCGAACCGCGCGCCGGAGTACGGCGACAGTCAGCGAACCCAGACCGCCTACTTCGAAATCGTCGTCGAGGACCGGCCGCAGTTCGACGTCCGGGCGCAGGACCTGACGCCGATAACCGCGGGCGACACCACGACCTACCGACTCGAAGTCACGAACGAGGGGACCACGCCGGCGACCGACGCGCGAGTCCAGTTGTCGGTCGCCAACACCTCGGTCTACTTCGGCGGAGCGGACGACCCTCAACAGCAGACCAGCGTCTTCTTCGAGCGCATCGCGCCCGGCGAGACGAAGACGTTCACGGTCTCGGTCGGCGCGAGCGGGAACACCGCGCCGGGGACCTACCTCGCCGACGCCTCGGTCGCGTACACCAACCCGCGGGGCGTCCGGGAGCGCTCCAGACCGCTCACGTTCGGGGTCTTGGTCGGGGGCGAGCAGACCTTCGCGGTCAGAGACGTCTTCAGCACCCTCCGAGTCGGCGAGACCGGGGTCGTCCGCGGCCGGCTCGTCAACACGGGCGAGACCAACGTCTCGAACGCCGTGGTCGTCGTCGGGGGCGAGAACACCAACTTCCGGCCGCGCGAGACCGAGTTCGCGGCGGGGAACCTCGCGCCGGGCGAGTCGGCCAACTTCTCGTTCCGCATCGACACCGCGAACGCGACCGACGCCGGACCGCGGCGCATCCCAGTCCGGGTCCAGTATCGGAACTCGGAGGGCGAGCAGCGCACCAGCGACCAACTCGACGTACAGGTCGCCGTCGCGCGCGAGCAGACCTTCGACGTGGGCGCGACCGCCACCGGACTCGTGGCGGGCGACAGGGGCACCGTCTCGGGGACCGTCCTCAACACGGGCGAGACCAACGTCTCGGACGCGGTGGTCGTCCTCCAGACGCAGGACGCGGGGCTTCGACCCATCGAGCGCGAGTTCGCGGTCGGTGACCTCGCGCCCAACGAGTCGGCGAACTTCGAGTTCGAGGTGGCGGTCCCCAACGAGTCGAACCCCGGCGTCAGGCCCGTCTCGTTCCGGATTCGGTACCGGAACGCCGACAACGAGATTCGATACTCCGAGTCGTTCGACGCCGCGGTGTCGGTCGGGGGCGAGCGCACCTTCGCGGTCCGGAACGTGAGCGCCGACCTGCAGGTCGCCGACTCGGGGACGATTTCGGGGACCGTCGTCAACACGGCCGACGTGCCCGTCTCGAACGCGGTGGTCGTCTACGGCGGGAGTTCCGGGCTGGTCCCCCGCGAGCAGGAGGTCGCGGTCGGCCGCCTCCAACCGGGCGAAGCCGCGGATTTCGAGTTCACCGTGGACGTGCCCAACGCCTCCGACCCCGGTTCCCGGCAGGCGACGTTCTTCGTGCGCTACCGGAACCGCAACGGCGACCTGCGACTCAGCGAGGGCCTCGACGCCCGCGTCGCGGTCGGCGAGGAACAGACCTTCGGCGTCGGGAACGTCACCGGCACCCTGCGGGTCGGCGAGACCGGTAACGTCGCCGGGCAGGTCACGAACCGAGGGCAGCGCGCCGTCTCGAACGCGGTCCTCGTCCTGAACACGAACAACCCGAATCTGGACGCCCGCGAGTCCGAGTACGCGCTCGGCCGCCTCGGACCCAACGAGTCGGTCCCCTTCGAGTACACCATCGACGTGAACGGCGAGGCCGAACCCGGCCCGCGGCAGGTGTCGTTCCGCGTGAGCTACCGCAACCGCGACGGCGATTTGCGGGTCAGCGACGCGATAGACTCTCGGGTCGCGGTCGCGCCCGAGCGCGACGAGTTCCGGGTCGAA
Protein-coding sequences here:
- a CDS encoding COG1361 S-layer family protein, with the translated sequence MRTTALLVVGLVVASGALPAVAPAEPAHAPAEPAHAPAEPAHAPAEPALAQEEGTVVGRPNIELSATDNRFGPGEQAIFEVFVSNNGDLDRGGPSEFEQRVTTARNVRLDIREDRLPDELAGELQVETGEVFAGSVPEGVSGPFGFNVEISESVEPGTYQIPVEVTYDYTNFVRYGPNRAPEYGDSQRTQTAYFEIVVEDRPQFDVRAQDLTPITAGDTTTYRLEVTNEGTTPATDARVQLSVANTSVYFGGADDPQQQTSVFFERIAPGETKTFTVSVGASGNTAPGTYLADASVAYTNPRGVRERSRPLTFGVLVGGEQTFAVRDVFSTLRVGETGVVRGRLVNTGETNVSNAVVVVGGENTNFRPRETEFAAGNLAPGESANFSFRIDTANATDAGPRRIPVRVQYRNSEGEQRTSDQLDVQVAVAREQTFDVGATATGLVAGDRGTVSGTVLNTGETNVSDAVVVLQTQDAGLRPIEREFAVGDLAPNESANFEFEVAVPNESNPGVRPVSFRIRYRNADNEIRYSESFDAAVSVGGERTFAVRNVSADLQVADSGTISGTVVNTADVPVSNAVVVYGGSSGLVPREQEVAVGRLQPGEAADFEFTVDVPNASDPGSRQATFFVRYRNRNGDLRLSEGLDARVAVGEEQTFGVGNVTGTLRVGETGNVAGQVTNRGQRAVSNAVLVLNTNNPNLDARESEYALGRLGPNESVPFEYTIDVNGEAEPGPRQVSFRVSYRNRDGDLRVSDAIDSRVAVAPERDEFRVEPVNASVPVGGADVVEVRVTNTANQTLRDVEAKLFASDPLSSDNDEAFVSRLQAGESTTMQFRVAAAGGSIPKVYPVSVDFTYEDARGDTVLSDTYRVPIEVTERQRRGLGLPIGGVSPALVGLGVAVVLLGALVWWKHEAIAGLLP